A window from Podospora bellae-mahoneyi strain CBS 112042 chromosome 1 map unlocalized CBS112042p_1, whole genome shotgun sequence encodes these proteins:
- a CDS encoding uncharacterized protein (COG:U; antiSMASH:Cluster_2; SMCOG1005:Drug resistance transporter; SMCOG1005: EmrB/QacA; EggNog:ENOG503NW5M), with translation MDATTECKTQSHDPTIEPVPTDGQTGVRYGWRFSAILVALSLTSILAGLEIGCIATAMPTIVKALGTGDESETIYVWVANAYFLTMTAFQPLYGQAANIFGRRTMTVLAVVFFAIGSAISGAASSMPMLVAGRAIMGVGGGGILVMIEIIICDLCPQRDRPKYLGIVMSIFGLAMCVGPLIGGGLAEHASWRWIFYLNLPVAAVSLVPLLLFLRVKYKRDAIGKMLARVDWGGNTLFAAAVTSILVALTWGGTEHAWSAWQTLVPLFLGIAGLGLFLWLESTTLIEQPTMPLRLFANRTSSGAFGLTFVASILTYWMAYWLPIYFQAVKEDSPTQSGISTLPVSMIMIPFSILAGGGVTVLGKFRPFQFAGISLMTIAMGLFSLLDIESSKGHWVGFQVVAAAGGGLLLTCTLPAVQAPLPEADVAIATATWGFLRSFGGIWGIAIPTAIFNSHVNTLLDQGRVSEEAVVNALRNGGAYALASVGFIQSIPPDIKQQVKTVYVESLRLVWQVAIGFGVLGFLITIIIKEVKLREDLETDFGLVEGANNSSSSEVAAESGRGVVESKAEKSVIGTA, from the exons GTCCCAACGGACGGGCAAACGGGAGTTCGATATGGCTGGCGCTTCAGT GCAATTCTCGTCGCCTTATCTCTGACTTCGatcctcgccggcctcgaAATCGGATGCATCGCCACTGCTATGCCCACGATTGTCAAGGCTCTTGGCACTGGAGATGAAAGTGAGACTATCTATGTCTGGGTTGCCAATGCCTACTTCCTCACCATGACGGCTTTCCAG CCTCTCTACGGTCAGGCTGCCAATATCTTTGGCCGGAGAACCATGACAGTGCTAGCCGTTGTATTCTTCGCCATCGGATCTGCGATCTCTGGCGCTGCTAGCAGCATGCCCATGCTCGTAGCCGGGAGAGCTATTATgggcgttggtggtggcggcattCTCGTCATGATCGAGATCATCATCTGCGATCTCTGCCCCCAGCGCGACAGGCCCAAATATCTGGGAATAGTGATGAGCATCTTTGGTCTGGCCATGTGTGTTGGCCCACTGATCGGCGGTGGTCTGGCAGAGCATGCTAGCTGGAGATGGATCTTCTATCTCAACCTTCCCGTTGCTGCTGTCTCCCTCGTCCCACTGTTGCTTTTTCTGCGCGTCAAGTACAAGAGGGACGCGATTGGAAAGATGCTCGCTCGGGTAGACTGGGGAGGAAATACCCTTTTTGCAGCAGCTGTCACGTCCATTCTAGTGGCGCTTACCTGGGGAGGGACAGAACACGCTTGGTCGGCATGGCAGACACTTGTTCCGCTTTTCCTCGGAATTGCAGGTCTAGGCCTCTTTCTCTGGCTTGAGTCAACAACACTCATTGAGCAACCAACAATGCCTCTCCGACTCTTCGCCAACCGCACCTCTTCGGGAGCATTCGGTCTTACCTTTGTCGCTTCCATCCTGACCTATTGGATGGCGTACTGGCTACCTATCTACTTTCAAGCTGTCAAAGAAGATTCCCCAACACAGTCTGGAATCTCTACGTTACCTGTGTCGATGATCATGATCCCCTTCTCGATTCTTGCAGGAGGCGGCGTGACAGTACTCGGAAAGTTCCGCCCATTCCAATTCGCAGGCATCTCTTTGATGACCATAGCCATGGGCCTGTTCTCTCTTCTGGACATCGAATCGTCAAAGGGACATTGGGTcggcttccaggttgttgctgctgccggcggcggcttgCTGCTAACCTGCACACTCCCTGCCGTCCAAGCACCACTTCCTGAAGCTGATGTTGCCATTGCCACAGCAACTTGGGGGTTCTTGCGAAGCTTCGGTGGCATTTGGGGCATCGCCATCCCAACTGCCATTTTCAACTCGCATGTAAACACCTTGCTCGATCAAGGCCGAGTGAGCGAAGAGGCTGTTGTCAACGCCTTGCGAAATGGCGGCGCATATGCCTTGGCTTCGGTGGGTTTCATCCAGTCTATTCCACCCGATATCAAACAGCAGGTCAAGACGGTCTACGTAGAAAGCTTGCGGCTCGTGTGGCAAGTTGCTATCGGATTTGGCGTCCTTGGCTTTCTCATcacaatcatcatcaaggaggtCAAGCTACGGGAGGATCTTGAGACTGATTTTGGACTCGTCGAGGGAGCCAATAACAGTTCCAGCTCAGAGGTGGCTGCAGAAAGCGGGAGAGGCGTTGTGGAGAGTAAGGCCGAAAAGTCCGTGATTGGCACAGCATAA
- a CDS encoding uncharacterized protein (antiSMASH:Cluster_2; COG:S; EggNog:ENOG503PEP6), translating into MADQAAAPPQPPTQLIKFSVYLYKKEDIDYDEFLNWVTKEYPSKAAPIMKRHGIVQWTQTVTPPHFRTPFRAALQHMGRDKWTVPDYDVVMSYWIPTPDTMQALTQDPEWIELETKEAMPRANMTVGHFEIGHEIVQFGEVRSQGTA; encoded by the exons atggccgaCCAAGCTGCCGCACCGCCTCAGCCGCCTACTCAGCTCATCAAGTTCAGTGTTTACCTCTACAAGAAAGAGGATATTGACTATGATGAGTTTCTCAACTGGGTGACCAAGGAGTACCCCTCCAAGGCAGCCCCCATCATGAAAAGACACGGTATTGTGCAATGGACACAG ACCGTTACCCCTCCGCATTTCCGGACCCCCTTCCGCGCTGCTCTTCAGCACATGGGAAGGGACAAGTGGACGGTCCCCGACTACGATGTGGTCATGTCGTATTGGATCCCCACCCCCGATACCATGCAGGCTCTGACCCAGGACCCTGAGTGGATCGAACTGGAGACCAAGGAAGCAATGCCGCGGGCTAACATGACAGTTGGTCACTTTGAGATAGGGCATGAGATCGTCCAGTTCGGTGAAGTACGGTCTCAGGGAACTGCTTAG
- a CDS encoding uncharacterized protein (antiSMASH:Cluster_2; EggNog:ENOG503P1GJ; COG:S): protein MHIVKAFATGLLLLANHAGVLAQDPGAGAPDNSNPLAIYPPCAQNCIITAFTNHTFCSSPLDQECTCTSPDFNGFMHECILATCTIREALFTHNISSTTCQVPVFDRSPEIIRETAAMLITICLLVAARIGYKIYYAEGDRFMFSRPKAHTTSQNGLWWDDYALVFLLLCGGIPAMVLTIFFLAPNGLGKDMWAVPFEDIDKLFKFSFVSGVLYLPQVAALKLTFLFFYLRIFPSPGTRRVIWGTIVFTSLYGLTFFLLAIFQCSPIEDWYKWDGTGTGKCLNKDAIQWSCAIISIVLDVWMIGIPLWSMRIVKLHWKKKVGVGAMFAVGLLVTIVCCIRLRYIADITSSQNPTQDLFNIIRWSTIEGFTSSVCACMPFIRQVLVRIFPKAMRTGTTKKSTYAYNVHSFGNTLKSHGVSVNSDMTVTVNDPGLNGKVYHKDFPYPYNVPHSESTAALAEREGANRDGQAQYQGSDGTSVIIVQGNTPPPSGDIPLTNFHRPQRY from the exons ATGCACATCGTCAAAGCGTTCGCgaccggcctcctccttctcgccaaCCATGCCGGCGTCCTCGCTCAGGACCCGGGTGCCGGCGCACCCGATAACTCCAATCCCCTAGCCATCTACCCACCATGTGCT CAAAACTGCATCATCACCGCTTTCACAAACCAcaccttctgctcctcccccctaGACCAAGAATGCACCTGCACCTCCCCCGACTTCAACGGCTTCATGCACGAGTGCATCTTGGCCACCTGCACCATCCGCGAAGCCCTCTTCACCCacaacatctcctccaccacctgccaAGTCCCCGTCTTTGACCGCTCCCCGGAAATCATCCGTGAGACCGCTGCCATGCTCATCACCATTtgcctcctcgtcgccgcaAGAATAGGTTACAAGATCTACTACGCCGAAGGGGACAGGTTTATGTTTTCCCGGCCAAAGGCGCATACCACTTCCCAGAACGGGCTCTGGTGGGACGACTACGCGCTGGTTTTCCTGCTCCTGTGCGGTGGGATACCAGCCATGGTGTTGACCATCTTCTTTTTGGCGCCGAATGGCCTGGGGAAGGATATGTGGGCTGTCCCGTTTGAGGACATTGACAAGCTTTTCAAATTCAGCTTTGTTTCCGGGGTGTTGTATCTACCTCAGGTGGCGGCCTTGAAGCTGACGTTTTTGTTCTTTTACCTGAGGATCTTCCCCTCGCCGGGGACCAGGAGGGTGATTTGGGGGACGATTGTCTTTACCAGCTTGTACGGATTGACGTTTTTCCTTTTGGCCATCTTCCAGTGCTCGCCGATTGAGGATTGGTACAAGTGGGATGGCACCGGGACCGGGAAGTGTCTGAACAAGGATGCCATACAGTGGAGCTGCGCGATTATCAGTATTGTGCTGGATGTGTGGATGATTGGGATTCCGCTTTGGAGCATGAGGATTGTGAAGCTGCattggaagaagaaggtcggGGTGGGGGCTAtgtttgctgttggtttATT GGTAACCATCGTCTGCTGCATCCGACTGCGGTACATCGCCGACATCACCAGCTCgcaaaacccaacccaagatctcttcaacatcatccgGTGGTCCACGATCGAAGGCTTCACCAGCTCGGTCTGCGCCTGCATGCCCTTCATCAGACAAGTCCTGGTGCGCATCTTCCCCAAGGCGATGCGCACAGGAACAACAAAGAAGTCGACCTACGCATACAATGTGCACAGCTTTGGAAACACCCTCAAGAGCCACGGTGTCTCTGTCAACTCCGACATGACAGTCACTGTTAACGACCCAGGGTTAAATGGAAAGGTCTACCACAAAGACTTTCCATATCCCTACAACGTGCCACACTCGGAATCCACAGCCGCGTTGGCTGAGCGTGAAGGGGCAAACAGAGATGGGCAAGCCCAATATCAGGGGAGCGATGGGACGTCCGTGATCATTGTTCAGGGGAACACTCCGCCACCATCAGGAGACATTCCTTTGACAAATTTTCACCGGCCGCAAAGATATTAA
- a CDS encoding uncharacterized protein (EggNog:ENOG503NXT1; antiSMASH:Cluster_2; COG:S): MPSKGVQVFTYIGIPDISIELSVPKQTITRRDQGFWSGSLEVEARNIDSFFNKKGRFTFKVFHRGNQITEQWIDVNALTGNASGGTMESIAETPSIFHDNFIISYGLYEAGPGHDPLPNQHQCYVTVTQNYTNWITNLAPPGSDFEKKPFHRLVLPSAHDVGMNSMESSAALLRKVGGAVVSTMLTRTDDVVCRVVDKLSGYPIELIAPNIIYSLSITQKDSLESMLRIGARYFEFRPARLHSSIRGRDALPDKLYFMHSAIPGMGYDTFLEGIVKFLRANNNEIIVVQLRWDGVPSDCTHPSSEEKNQYLEKAIRDHAGGEINVGNLDDMKHRTISELRRDKKRLLMLDSVDTLSTYTDDGNATIDGQSIVDAFPRVLEDRGAQRRAGFVLIQCQATATNIQKALLHSIKDAGVTTSVLLATKGLCDHKTLPWCRDNVMDRCELGKTVVLMNDWLDGATVDVAVGLSRRRLAK, from the coding sequence ATGCCCAGTAAAGGGGTCCAAGTCTTCACTTACATCGGTATACCCGATATCTCCATTGAGCTCTCGGTCCCCAAGCAAACCATCACCCGACGAGACCAAGGCTTCTGGAGTGGCTCCCTCGAAGTCGAAGCCCGCAACATCGATAGTTTCTTCAACAAAAAAGGTCGCTTCACCTTCAAAGTCTTCCACCGCGGCAACCAAATCACAGAACAATGGATCGACGTCAACGCCCTAACCGGCAACGCCAGCGGCGGCACAATGGAATCTATAGCCGAaacaccctccatcttccaCGACAACTTCATCATCTCCTACGGCCTCTACGAAGCCGGGCCCGGTCAtgacccccttcccaaccaacaccaatgcTACGTGACCGTGACCCAAAACTACACCAACTggatcaccaacctcgccccccCAGGCTCAGATTTTGAAAAGAAACCCTTCCAccgcctcgtcctcccctccgctCACGACGTGGGCATGAACAGCATGGAATCCagcgccgccctcctccgcaaagTAGGCGGCGCCGTCGTCTCAACAATGCTCACCCGCACCGACGACGTGGTCTGCCGGGTGGTCGACAAGCTCTCGGGGTACCCCATCGAGCTCATAGCCCCCAACATCATCTACAGCCTCTCAATCACGCAAAAAGACTCGTTGGAATCTATGCTCCGAATCGGAGCGCGGTACTTTGAGTTTCGTCCCGCCAGACTCCACAGCAGCATCCGTGGCCGGGACGCGTTGCCGGACAAGCTGTATTTTATGCACAGCGCCATCCCAGGTATGGGGTATGACACCTTCCTGGAAGGCATCGTCAAGTTCCTCCGTGCCAACAACAATGAAATAATTGTGGTGCAACTCCGGTGGGATGGCGTCCCGTCTGACTGTACCCATCCTTCCAGCGAGGAGAAGAACCAGTATCTGGAGAAGGCGATCCGTGATCATGCCGGGGGTGAGATCAACGTGGGCAATCTCGATGACATGAAACACCGGACTATCTCTGAGTTGAGGAGGGATAAGAAGAGGTTGCTTATGCTTGATAGTGTGGATACTTTGTCGACTTATACTGATGATGGAAATGCCACGATCGACGGGCAGAGTATTGTGGATGCTTTCCCGCGGGTGTTGGAGGATAGGGGGGCGCAGAGGAGGGCTGGGTTTGTGTTGATCCAGTGTCAGGCTACGGCGACTAATATCCAGAAGGCGCTGTTGCATTCGATAAAGGATGCGGGGGTGACGACGAGTGTGTTGTTAGCGACGAAGGGGTTGTGCGATCATAAGACGCTGCCGTGGTGTAGGGATAATGTGATGGATCGGTGTGAGCTGGGGaagacggtggtgttgatgaatGATTGGCTTGATGGGGCGACGGTGGATGTGGCGGTTGGGCTGAGTaggaggaggttggcaaAATGA
- a CDS encoding uncharacterized protein (antiSMASH:Cluster_2; COG:S; EggNog:ENOG503P8X3), with protein sequence MQLSHLLLLAGALTATAHPSGHAHLHRSIHEKREGGITFLKAVHKPLPEPTETAPEPAPEPPKASIAAVEPSPSPKPKPEPAPAPAPAKEESEDSNDSNSEDGYKPFCGSSKRKAKRVTWEQIHYTGNTGTANGCPWNSNLQVVSTKASKHYKYVQNYKNVGKVPYEVICFNKIGADGGVTGSFKVEGQNQLVFKLQPGETKSVVADSNTQGVCAFAPNSVPTTSHGQYAGNWAEFDFENTSNKGWSGADCSSLVAQAYNMDFPGCRMSQGGVDSSIYPDGTAENAYIRGMEAEDGIGLNIEPGPTVIEVLCGLEKGM encoded by the coding sequence ATGCAACTCTCCCACCTTCTGCTACTCGCCGGTGCGCTCACCGCCACTGCCCACCCTTCCGGCCAtgcccacctccaccgcagcATCCATGAGAAGCGCGAAGGCGGTATCACCTTCCTCAAGGCCGTTCACAAGCCCCTCCCTGAGCCAACTGAGACGGCCCCTGAACCCGCTCCCGAACCTCCCAAGGCATCCATCGCAGCTGTAGAGCCCTCTCCTtcgcccaagcccaagcctgagcccgctcctgctcccgccCCTGCTaaggaggagagcgaggaCAGCAACGACTCTAACTCGGAAGATGGTTACAAACCCTTCTGCGGCTCCAGCAAGAGGAAGGCCAAGCGTGTCACCTGGGAGCAGATTCATTATACCGGTAACACCGGCACTGCTAACGGCTGCCCATGGAACTCCAACCTCCAGGTCGTTTCCACCAAGGCCTCCAAGCACTACAAGTACGTTCAGAACTACAAGAACGTTGGCAAGGTCCCCTATGAGGTCATTTGCTTCAACAAGATCGGTGCCGATGGCGGTGTGACTGGCTCCTTCAAGGTCGAGGGTCAGAATCAGCTCGTTTTCAAGCTCCAACCCGGCGAGACCAAGTCTGTTGTTGCCGATTCCAACACACAGGGTGTTTGCGCCTTCGCGCCAAACTCtgtccccaccaccagccacgGCCAATACGCCGGCAACTGGGCCGAGTTCGACTTCGAGAACACTAGTAACAAGGGGTGGTCCGGCGCCGACTGCTCTTCCCTCGTTGCCCAGGCTTACAACATGGACTTCCCCGGCTGCCGCATGTCCCAGGGCGGTGTTGATTCGTCCATCTACCCCGACGGAACTGCCGAGAACGCCTACATTCGCGGGATGGAGGCTGAGGATGGCATTGGCCTCAACATCGAGCCCGGCCCGACCGTCATCGAGGTCCTCTGCGGTCTCGAGAAGGGCATGTAA
- a CDS encoding uncharacterized protein (antiSMASH:Cluster_2) — protein sequence MRTSSPTKLTSLFYSWTKRVAIVQSCAAGWLPFAKTQLSSHFSISTSAVGQVNVCVPSTADFCHDNKTFLIVNCQT from the exons ATGCggacctcctcaccaaccaagCTGACCTCCCTCTTTTATTCTTGGACTAAGAGGGTGGCCATCGTCCAGAGCTGTGCCGCCGGGTGGCTTCCATTTGCGAAAACCCAATTGAGCAGCCACTTTTCCAT ATCTACCAGCGCGGTTGGCCAAGTTAACGTTTGTGTCCCCAGCACAGCAGACTTCTGCCATGATAACAAAACATTTCTAATCGTCAACTGTCAAACGTGA
- the SKI6 gene encoding Exosome non-catalytic core component (antiSMASH:Cluster_2; BUSCO:EOG0926407T; EggNog:ENOG503NW91; COG:J) codes for MPLDTSTYGLALLRVDGRRWNELRRIHGQIRTQAAADGSSYLEMGHTKVMCVVTGPSEPGPRRGGAAGGASGGGGSGGQSKDAEVVVNIVIAGFSSVDRKRRGRGDKRTLEMQSTLSNTLAATLHTHLFPHSQINISLHVLSQDGSLLAALINAATLACVDAGIPMTDYVTACTAGSTSTYAANDEGADPLLDLNHQEEQELPGLTVATLGESDKVVALVCESRVQISRLEGMLAVGVDGCKQVREILDQVIKAQGRKMILEGTVDKGTGLNDMDLD; via the exons ATGCCGCTCGACACATCAACCTacggcctcgccctccttcGCGTCGACGGACGGAGGTGGAACGAGCTCCGTCGCATCCACGGCCAAATCCGCACCCAAGCCGCAGCCGATGGCTCCTCCTACCTCGAAATGGGCCACACAAAAGTCATGTGCGTCGTCACTGGCCCTAGCGAGCCCGGTCCGCGccgtggaggagcagcagggggagccagcggcggtggtggatcGGGCGGGCAGTCCAAAGAcgcagaggtggtggtcaacaTTGTCATTGCTGGGTTCAGTTCGGTAGAtaggaaaagaagggggaggggtgacaA GCGCACCCTAGAAATGCaatccaccctctccaacaccctcgccgcGACCCTTCAcacccacctcttcccccactCCCAAATCAACATCTCCCTCCACGTCCTCTCCCAGGACggctccctcctcgcagccctcatcaacgccgccacGTTGGCGTGTGTGGACGCCGGTATCCCCATGACAGACTACGTGACCGCCTGCACGGCCGgttcaacctcaacctaCGCCGCCAACGACGAGGGCGCCGACCCGTTGCTCGATCTTAACCAccaggaagagcaagaacTACCCGGGCTGACAGTAGCCACCCTTGGTGAAAGCGACAAGGTCGTGGCGTTGGTGTGCGAGAGCAGAGTGCAGATCAGCCGGTTGGAGGGCATGCTGGCTGTGGGAGTGGACGGGTGTAAGCAAGTGAGAGAGATTCTAGATCAGGTTATCAAAGCCCAGGGGCGAAAGATGATCTTGGAGGGGACGGTAGACAAGGGGACGGGACTCAATGATATGGATCTGGATTAA
- a CDS encoding uncharacterized protein (antiSMASH:Cluster_2; COG:O; EggNog:ENOG503NYC8), producing the protein MHHPTLCAVAVALLSALPGAQAGLYSKKSPVLQVDAKSYDRLIAKSNHTSIVEFYAPWCGHCKNLQPAYEKAAKNLAGIAKVAAVDCDDDANKQFCGQMGVQGFPTLKIVRPKKGGGKPMVQDYNGQRTASGIVEAVVQAMNNHVVKVEDKTLDKFLDDEKDAPKALLFTDKGTTSSLLKSIAIDFLDVITVGQVRNTQAKAVEKFGITKYPTLILLPGGDAPAVTYDGELKKEALVTFLSQAGAPNPDPAPAKPKAAKKEKKAEKKTEKKTEKKAHSSESSSTAESEPEVPTQEAPVIIEKALPIPTINSQEKLIKECLTEKSHTCVLAFVSNSESDSAKKALDSLAQLSFKYAQGKRNLFPFYEVPTNINGAAPLLKALDLTNEVEIIAINARRGWWRHFEGADFAHTTVESWIDAIRMGEGSKKKLPEGIVAISVEQPTPATPEPEADPTAADTPDATEAAASEEPTPLTPEENATRVPPESSATEATDPEPECQTGAAEQCGARPAAEHDEL; encoded by the exons ATGCATCACCCCACACTCTGTGCCGTGGCAGTTGCCCTGCTGTCTGCGCTTCCAGGAGCTCAGGCTGGTCTCTACTCCAAGAAGTCTCCTGTCTTGCAGGTGGATGCGAAGAGCTATGACAGACTGATTGCTAAGAGCAACCATACCTCT ATTGTCGAATTCTATGCCCCATGGTGCGGCCATTGCAAGAACCTTCAGCCAGCCTACGAAAAGGCTGCCAAGAACCTGGCTGGGATCGCCAAGGTAGCCGCGGTGGACtgcgatgatgatgccaaCAAGCAATTCTGCGGTCAGATGGGCGTGCAGGGCTTCCCAACGCTCAAGATTGTCAGGCCAAAGAAGGGAGGTGGCAAGCCGATGGTGCAAGACTACAATGGCCAAAGAACAGCAAGCGGTATTGTCGAGGCTGTGGTGCAAGCCATGAACAACCACGTTGTCAAGGTTGAGGACAAGACCCTGGATAAGTTCTTGGATGACGAGAAGGACGCCCCAAAGGCTCTTCTCTTTACTGACAAGGggaccacatcctccttgcTCAAGAGCATTGCCATTGACTTCCTCGACGTGATCACAGTCGGACAGGTGCGGAATACTCAGGCCAAGGCCGTGGAGAAGTTCGGCATCACCAAGTATCCCACCCTTATCCTTCTGCCGGGCGGAGATGCCCCGGCGGTAACCTACGACGGagagctcaagaaggaggcTTTGGTCACATTCCTCTCGCAAGCCGGAGCGCCCAACCCTGACCCAGCGCCTGCTAAGCCCAAGGCTgcaaagaaggaaaagaaagctgagaagaagactgagaagaagaccgagaagaaggcccaTTCATCCGAGTCGTCATCCACAGCCGAATCCGAGCCCGAGGTTCCAACACAAGAAGCCCCCGTCATCATCGAGAAGGCCTTGcccattcccaccatcaactcccAGGAGAAGCTGATCAAAGAGTGCCTGACCGAAAAGTCTCACACCTGCGTCCTTGCCTTTGTCTCCAACAGCGAAAGCGactcggccaagaaggcacTCGACAGCCTGGCCCAACTCTCTTTCAAATACGCCCAAGGCAAGCgcaacctcttccccttctacGAGGTacccaccaacatcaacggCGCCGCCCCTCTCCTCAAGGCCCTCGATCTCACCAACGAGGTGgagatcatcgccatcaacgCCCGCAGGGGCTGGTGGCGCCACTTTGAGGGTGCCGACTTTGCGCACACCACGGTGGAGAGCTGGATCGACGCCATTCGTATGGGCGAGGGttccaagaagaagcttcCCGAGGGCATTGTGGCCATCTCGGTGGAGCAGCCCACACCGGCTACTCCGGAGCCCGAGGCGGACCCGACTGCTGCGGACACCCCCGACGCGACTGAGGCCGCCGCCAGCGAGGAACCCACTCCTCTGACTCCCGAAGAGAACGCCACTCGAGTTCCACCCGAGTCCTCCGCGACCGAGGCCACGGATCCCGAACCAGAGTGCCAGACTGGTGCTGCCGAGCAGTGCGGGGCCAGGCCTGCCGCAGAGCATGACGAGCTTTGA
- a CDS encoding uncharacterized protein (antiSMASH:Cluster_2; EggNog:ENOG503NXYH; COG:S) has translation MDAIPAAIKQADINLWKCAAKAVQLQNVKPIIAYWCEYWVVRQILAKQLHLADEETLNYTTTLMDKLEETKQAYAHEEAIMDDAASQAYVEQFAQETLDRAERVVKANKVTQQTATTFDAAATFFHLVNIWGTPDAETQQKIKYAKWNAARIVKAIKEGKDPNESNPKLEELEQPAPPPLDHDDPEVQGLTDTSYGAGPRSVTVEDVPDVDLRRDAAGVSLPQSPVSAGPPSAWGDELKLPGVPTQLNDPAPRSPSIPSPISPPSHNPANYQGAPDLPSPVTGPTWTQSQPSPLDTPPPVSWSQPPTQPPPTTGWTPSPAAQQQPYAPPSAPPTFAMNNPSTAAVASPPVSPPTNPYYMNMTPTAHTTHPPVPAAYAPAQSGLVDEAAMVGAQKHAKWAISALNFEDVPTAVKELRRALELLGAT, from the exons ATGGACGCCATTCCCGCGGCCATCAAACAGGCCGATATCAACCTCTGGAAATGCGCCGCCAAAGCTGTGCAGCTCCAAAATGTGAAGCCCATCATCGCGTATTGGTGTGAATACTGGGTGGTCAGACAAATTCTGGCGAAACAACTGCATCTTGCCGATGAAGAGACTCTCAACTATACAACCACCTTGATGgacaagctggaagag ACTAAGCAGGCATATGCCCACGAGGAAGCTATCATGGACGATGCCGCCAGCCAAGCCTATGTCGAACAATTCGCCCAAGAAACCCTCGACCGTGCCGAGAGAGTGGTCAAGGCCAACAAAGTTACCCAACAAACAGCGACGACGTTTGACGCAGCTGCTACCTTCTTTCACCTTGTTAATATCTGGGGGACTCCGGATGCAGAGACACAGCAAAAGATCAAATATGCCAAGTGGAACGCCGCGCGGATTGTCAAGGCGATCAAGGAAGGCAAGGACCCAAATGAGTCCAACCCAAAGCTGGAGGAACTCGAACAACCCGCTCCCCCACCCTTGGACCACGATGATCCGGAAGTTCAGGGTCTGACGGACACGTCATACGGCGCCGGGCCAAGATCAGTGACAGTGGAGGATGTTCCCGACGTGGATCTGCGTAGAGATGCTGCCGGCGTATCGTTACCTCAGAGCCCTGTTTCTGCCGGACCACCATCAGCGTGGGGGGATGAGCTCAAGTTACCAGGAGTGCCAACACAGCTCAATGATCCTGCGCCCAGATCGCCTTCTATTCCGTCACCAATCTCTCCACCGTCGCATAATCCAGCCAACTACCAAGGAGCCCCTGATCTCCCATCACCAGTTACCGGACCGACTTGGACGCAGTCGCAGCCTAGTCCATTGGACACGCCTCCTCCCGTATCATGGTCACAACCCCCgactcaaccacctcccaccaccggGTGGACGCCATCTCCTGcggctcaacaacagccctaCGCCCCACCATCAGCGCCTCCAACCTTTGCTATGAACAACCCGTCGACAGCTGCAGTGGCTTCCCCGCCCGTCAGCCCTCCTACAAATCCTTATTACATGAACATGACACCAACAGCTCATACCACACATCCACCTGTGCCCGCCGCGTACGCACCTGCTCAAAGTGGCCTCGTGGACGAAGCTGCCATGGTTGGGGCTCAAAAGCATGCCAAATGGGCTATATCTGCGCTGAACTTTGAGGATGTGCCGACAGCGGTGAAAGAGCTGCGGAGGGCATTGGAGCTTCTTGGTGCGACATAG
- a CDS encoding uncharacterized protein (EggNog:ENOG503P2FP), whose protein sequence is MEAGNVTNVNFTGGAQHRGGSCQFSITYDTPDNGQLNEKTRFKTIYTTIGGCPAQFTNEMANLPAPYHDAEQRLDTEHCGNNTEFNGMRNFLGLEPPLSEYHP, encoded by the exons ATGGAGGCTGGAAATGTCACCAACGTTAATTTTACTGGCGGCGCTCAACACAGAGGCGGCTCATGCCAGTTCAGCATCACGTACGATACTCCCGACAATGGACAGTTGAACGAGAAGACAAGGTTCAAGACTATATACACCACCATCGGGGGCTGTCCGGCGCAGTTTACGAATGAGATGGCAAACCTACCTGCGCCATATCATGATGCTGAGCAACGACTAGACACTGAGCATTGTGGTAATAACACTGAATTTAATGGCATGAGGAATTTCCTG GGACTGGAACCACCACTATCGGAGTACCATCCATAA